AAGGCGCGGGCGCAGTAGAAGGCGCCCATGAGGTTGACGCCCATGATGCGCTGCCACACCTCGTCGGTGAGCCCCTCCAGGTCGGCGAACGGCACCCACTTGGTCGTGCCCGCGTTGCACACCAGCGTGTCGACCCGGCCGTAGTCGGCCCGTACGCGCTCGGCCAGGCGGCGTACGGCGTCGTCGTCCGACACGTCGGCGGGCACCGCCTCCGCCTTGCAGCCGAGGCTCTCCAGCCGGGCGACCGTCTCCTGCGCCTCGGCCGCCGAGCGCGAGTAGTTGACGATCACGGCCGCCGCGCCCTTCCTGGCCAGGCTCTCCGCGACCGCCGCGCCGATGCCGGTGCCGCCGCCGGTGATCACCGCGACCGTGCCGTTCATGTCCATATGTCCGTCTCCTTGCTCTCGCGCGAGGCGAGGAACGCCACGAACGAGATCACCGCCGTACCGACATCTAACCTCCTGGCGGCGTGGCGGGCCACGGAACGCCGAGCCGCCCGGCGAGCCGGCCCAGCTCCGCCCACACCGGCTCCGGCACCGGCACGCCCTCCTTCAGCCGCTGGGCCCGGATGCGGGCCTCGGGCTCCCCCGGCACGAGCACGTCGGGGCCGGCCGCGTGCAGGGCCTCGCAGAAGGACTCGACCTGGGCGAGGTAGCTCTCCAGCGGGACGAAGGCGGCGACGTCCACCGCGGTGATCACCGTGCCGAACGTGCCGTCGTACCCGGGCGAGCAGGCGGTGCCGGTGCCCGTGAGCAGGCCGCCGACCAGCTCGATGAGGACGCTCAGGCCGTAGCCCTTGTGGCCGCCGAACGGCAGCAGCGCCCCGCCCTGGTAGAAGTCGGCCGGATCGGTGGACGGGCAGCCGTCCGGATCGACGAGCACCCCTTCGGGGGCCGTCCGCCCGGCGGCCAGCAGGAGCCCCAGCTTGCCCTCCGCCATGGCGGCGGTCGCCCAGTCCATGACCACGGCCGCGCCGTCCGCGCGGGGCACGGCCCAGGCCATGGGGTTGGTGCCGAGCATCCTGCGGTGCCCGCCGAAGGGGGCCACGGTGGGGTCGGCGTTGCCGACGACCTGCGCCGCCAGGCCGCGCCTGGCCAGTGCCTCCGCGTACTCGCCGAGCCGGCCGACATGGTTGCACTCGCGGATGGCGACCACGCCGACGCCGTGCGCGGCGGCCAGCTCGGCCGCCTCCTGGGTGGCCAGGCCCGCGGCGGCCTGGCCGAAGCCGCGCCGCCCCGACACGACGGCGGTGGCGCCGCGCCGCGAGATCACCTCCGGGCGGGCGGCGGGCACGATCGCGCCGCTCTCGATCCGCTCGTGGTACCAGGCGACCCGCCGCACGCCGTGGGAGCCGTGCCCGGCCAGGTCGGCCTCGACCAGGGACGTGGCCACCACCGTGGCCGTGTCCGCGGGCACGCCGGCGGCGGTCAGGAGGTCATGGGCGAGAGCCCGGAGGTGGTCGGCGAGGACATGGACGGATGCGTTCACGGTGACCCGAC
The nucleotide sequence above comes from Nonomuraea gerenzanensis. Encoded proteins:
- a CDS encoding SDR family NAD(P)-dependent oxidoreductase, with amino-acid sequence MNGTVAVITGGGTGIGAAVAESLARKGAAAVIVNYSRSAAEAQETVARLESLGCKAEAVPADVSDDDAVRRLAERVRADYGRVDTLVCNAGTTKWVPFADLEGLTDEVWQRIMGVNLMGAFYCARAFAPALRQARGAIVNVASVAGLLATGSSIAYGVSKAALLQLTRDLAVALGPEIRVNAVAPGLVATRWHIDRVGEQVFSEMTAKEQLKAPLRRTAQPGHIAQLVTALLESDLVTGEVLVGDGGRHLQY
- a CDS encoding Ldh family oxidoreductase; this translates as MNASVHVLADHLRALAHDLLTAAGVPADTATVVATSLVEADLAGHGSHGVRRVAWYHERIESGAIVPAARPEVISRRGATAVVSGRRGFGQAAAGLATQEAAELAAAHGVGVVAIRECNHVGRLGEYAEALARRGLAAQVVGNADPTVAPFGGHRRMLGTNPMAWAVPRADGAAVVMDWATAAMAEGKLGLLLAAGRTAPEGVLVDPDGCPSTDPADFYQGGALLPFGGHKGYGLSVLIELVGGLLTGTGTACSPGYDGTFGTVITAVDVAAFVPLESYLAQVESFCEALHAAGPDVLVPGEPEARIRAQRLKEGVPVPEPVWAELGRLAGRLGVPWPATPPGG